From Nicotiana tabacum cultivar K326 chromosome 15, ASM71507v2, whole genome shotgun sequence, the proteins below share one genomic window:
- the LOC107808918 gene encoding protein LURP-one-related 4-like has product MARIYPMTSSSASTSSSSSSSISYMTSKRETFTLWMKSLVFQGNGCTVFDSNGRIIYRIDNYSKKSSSEVHLMDLQGKVLFSLRKKKFSLCGHWNGYKMDEEIPCFEVRKNGHVLWGELKYDIIFGCDIADSDSYRIVALQGKPGFKIVSTENTLIAEVKQKQLLSNSAVQFGDDVLSLVVEPHVDHSLVMALVTVYGLIQHML; this is encoded by the exons ATGGCTAGAATTTATCCTATGACTTCTTCTTCTGCTTctacctcttcttcttcttcttcctcaatctCATACATGACATCAAAAAGAGAAACATTTACTTTATGGATGAAATCTCTAGTCTTCCAAGGAAATGGCTGCACTGTTTTTGATTCAAATGGTCGAATTATTTACAGAATTGACAACTACAGCAAAAAGTCTAGCAGTGAAGTCCATCTCATGGATCTGCAGGGGAAAGTTCTCTTTTCTCTACGTAAAAAG aaattttcaCTTTGCGGACATTGGAATGGCTATAAGATGGATGAGGAAATTCCTTGTTTTGAAGTAAGAAAAAATGGACATGTACTCTGGGGAGAGTTAAAGTACGATATTATTTTTGGGTGTGATATTGCTGATTCGGACAGCTATAGGATCGTTGCTTTACAAGGCAAACCAGGCTTCAAGATTGTCAGCACAGAAAACACACTTATCGCAGAG GTAAAACAAAAGCAATTATTATCAAATTCAGCAGTTCAATTTGGGGATGATGTATTAAGTCTAGTGGTGGAGCCTCATGTTGATCACTCACTAGTGATGGCTCTTGTGACTGTTTATGGTTTGATCCAACATATGCTGTGA